The Paenibacillus thermoaerophilus genome contains the following window.
GGACCGCCAGAGCGATCTGCTGATGGGCATCAGCACGGCGGTGCAAGACTTGGCTGCGATGATGATGGAGCTGTCCGGCAGCAGCGAAGCCGTCGCGGAGGCGGCGATCCGCACGGCGGAAGCCCAGGAAAAAACGCATGAGCAAGTGATAGGGCTGAACGTCGAAATTCAGGATATCCAAGGAATCGGAACGATGATGAAGGAGTTCTCCGACCAGACGCACCTGCTCGGCTTGAACGCGGCCATCGAAGCCGCGCGGGCGGGAGAGAACGGCCGCGGCTTCGAGGTGGTCGCGAACGAAGTGCGCAAGCTCGCGTCCAACTCGAAGGAAGCGCTTGAACAGATTCACAACAAGCTCTTGAACATCCGGAAGGTGCTGGATACCGTAAGGTCCGAATCCGAGCGGACGTCCGATTATGCCCGCACGCAGGCTGCAAGCGCGGAAGAACTGGCGTCCTTCGTGAAGATGATCGAGAAGGTGACAAGCGAGCTGGAAGAGCTCAAGGACCGCGAATTCGTTATCTCTTGAGCTGCTGCGGCCAAGAGAAAACCCGCAGATTGCCGGAAGGACCGGCCGATCTGCGGGTTTTTGCATGGGCGGGATTTTATTTTTCCTGAACGATAAGCTCCCATAAGTCCTTGTTGTCGTACCCGAGCCGCCATGCCGCCACGCCGGCCAGCTCGTATTTTTTCGCCAGCTCCAGGCGTTTCTCCACGGTGGTTTTGTCCTCCAGCCAGAACACGTAGTTGTAGCCGCCTTCGGAATATTCGATGCGGTATTGGCCGTATTGCGGGTCCCACGTGGACACCGCGTTTTTGGCCGCGATCAGCGCGGGCAAGTCCTTCATCAGCAGCGCGCGGTTGGAGACGAGATTGCCGGCGGCGTCTTTTTTCCATTCGCGCACGTAGAACGGGATGCCCAGCATCAGCTTGTCGCGGGGAATGCCGTAGGACAGAAACTCCTGGATGCCTTCTTCGGCCCAGGCCAAGCCGGACACGGACCCCGCTGTCGGACTGCTGGAGTAATGCTGGTCGTAGGCCATGATGATGATCGTATCGGCGTAGTCTTTGAGCTTCGCGTGGTCGAACGCGGTCAGGTGATTCCATTTCAGGCTGCCTCTCGGCAGATCGATCGACAGATGCAGGTTGTGCTCGTGCATCGCGGCCGACAGCTTGCGCACGAACTCGGTGAAGTTGGCGCGGTCGGAGCCGGCGATGTTCTCGAAGTCGAGGTTCAAGCCGTCGACCCTCAGTTCCGCCGCCCGTTTGACCAGCGCCGAGATGAACCGGTCCTGCGCCGCCGGGTCCGCGAGAAACTGCGTCGTCATCGCCTTGTCGAACTGGTTATGCACAAGCGGATGCACCTGATAGCCTTGGTCGCGCAGCCATTTCACCGTCTCCGCCGACGAGTCGTCCTTCAGCGCGCCGGAGGCGTCCGCCAGTTGGAACCAGGTCGGCGAATCCGCGTCCAGCCCCATCGTGCCGGTTACGTGCGAGCGGATCGTCTGCGCGGCCGAAGAGCCGTTCCAGCCCCAGACCTTCAGCTTGCGCCAGTTGTCCCACAAGACCGCTCCGACCGGCGTGCGGATGGAGGAGTTGCTGTATAACTTCGCGTAGGCGAGCGCTTCCGGGATCGTGCGGAACGCGCCGATTTTGTTGTCCCCCTGGTAGACGCTGAAGGACGGCTCGTTGGTCCAGATGGGGCGTCCGTTCATCTCGATCGTGGCGTTGGCCCACAGCTTGGCGTATCCGATCGCCTCGTCCAGCGAGATAAACGATTTTAATTCGACGCCGTTCTGGAAGACGACATACGGACGCGGATTCGCATATACGGTCTTGCCCGTCCGGGTGTCGACGACGACGGAGTTGGCCCATTTCAGCGCTTCCTCCACCGCGTCTCCCAAGTAGCCGAACCGCCATTCGGCCGGAGCGTACGAGCCCTGCGACACCTGGTATGTATTGCCCCGGGCGCGGTCGGCGGCTTTGTCGCTTTCGGTCACGTTGTCCCAGACCCAACCGTTCGTCGAGTTGTCGATGATATGCGATCCGGCCCATTTGCGCGCTTCCGCGATGGCGGCGTCAAGCGTCTTGAATTCCCATTGGTCGAGCGTGATATCTCCCTGATACACGCGATATGTACGCCGGGGGTAGTTGTCCCACACCCAGCCGCTTCCCTGCAGGTCGCGGACGCTGGCATGGCTCCATTTGCGCGCTTCCGCGATCGCGGCGTCAAGCGTGGCGAACTGCCAGTCAGGCAGCGTGACGTCGTACTGGTACACGCGGTAGCGGGGAACGTTGTTCCAGATCCATTCCCGGGTGCCGATCCGCTCGACATAGCTGTTCGAGAACCATTTCGCGTAGCTGATCGCCGCGTTTGCGTCCGAAAATTCCTTCAGCGCCTTGTTGTACTGGTAGACCCGGTAGCGGGTCGTCTGGTCGGCCGTTGCCGCCTGGGCGGTTGCGGGGGCATGCGTCCACGGGGCAAGCGCATCCAGCGGGACGCCGATCAGCCCGGCAGCCAAAACCGCGGCGGCGATCTGTTTGATCCGTCTGTTCTTCATTCGTCCTCTCCTTCTTTTGCCATGGCAAGTTTGGCAGCAGACATTCATTCTATAAAACTTTTACCGTTCCTATCAACTAGGACGGCAAAATAGGTTCGAAAGTTTCGTGGAAAAATTGGGAAACACCCGGTAAGATGAGGGAAGGAGGGAAGGACACGCATGAATATCAGCGAAATGGCCATCCGAACGGGGCTGACGCCCCGGGCGATCCGATATTACGAGTCGAAAGGGCTGATCCGGCCCGGCAAAAACGATCGGAACGGCTATCGTGAATACGGGCAGCAGGATGTCTGGAGGCTGCAGACGATTGCGGCGCTGCGCGAGCTGGACGTTCCCGTCGAATGCATCTCGGCGATGCTGCGGAGCATCGACCGGGACGATCCGGGCGAAGTCCGGCGCTATCTGGAGCTGCAGCGGGATGCCTGGTACATGAAGCTGGCGGAAGCCAAAGCGATGCTCGACACGCTGGAGCGGCTGCTGGGAGACGCGCCGGCAGGCTCGGAGTATGAGCGGTTGCCGGAGCTGACGTCGTCGCTGAAGGAAGCGAGGGAGATCAGGCGGTCGTGGTCGGACCGGTGGGACTTCGGCAAGCGCGCGGAGCAGCTAGAACGGGGCGTGTGGCTGCCCGCCGGGCTGGACCGCACGATGGCGGATACGTATGGGCGGACGATCCGGACGACGGCCGAGTGGGTCCGGCCACGCCCGGACGAGACGGGGCTGGACCTGGGCGCCGGCACGGGAGCACTGTCGGGGGCGCTCCTGCGGGCCGGGGCCGGGAAGCTGATGGCGCTGGAGCAATCGGAGGAGATGGCGGCGTGCTTCCGGCGCAACTGCGGCGGGGTGGAGGTGCGGATCGGCAATGCGCTTGCGATGCCGTTTATGGACGGAACGTTTGATTACGTGGCGTCCACGTTCGCTTTGCCGTACCTCGACGAACGGCAGCAACAGGCGGCGCTGGCGGAGCTTGATCGCGTGCTGAAGCCGGACGGAAGCCGTCTGGCGCTGGCGGGACCGTGGGCCGAGACCGAAGAGGAACGGGATGGCGCGCCGGACGACGCTCGGGGGGAGTACGCGCCGCTGCGGCCACGCTGGAACGAATGGCTGCGGAAGCGCGGCTATCGGACGGCGTATGTGCCGATCGCCGGAAGGATCGGGCTGTTGTTCGCCTATAAAGCCCGGGTGTGACAAACGGGAAATGTTCCGTATCATATTCCGGGTCGAACAAGGGGTAAGCAATCTGGTCGGCGGCAAAATCGAGGAAGGAGAGACTGGCATCGAAGCCGCTTACAGAGAATGGCTTGAGGAAACCGGCATTTCCAAAGAGGATGTTACGCTGCATCATGTCATGGATTTTACCTACTATATGCAAACTTGCTATGCGGAGGTTTATGCCGGCAGATCGAAGCGCGATGTCGGGATCTCCGGGGATGAAACGAATTGTACTGGTTTGATGTGAATCAAAATTTCTTTGACATGTCCCGATACGCGGGTGAAGGAAATATCGGGCATATGCTGGAGCAGGTCAACATGAGCAAAGAGATAGGGTTGACGGATTAATCCTTTCGAGGATAAGTACAAAAAGCTTGGCGATCTGCCAAGCTTTTTGCGAGTTGTCCTTCCATTTGTTATTGAAGCGAGGAATGTCATACCCGAAGTTCTACGTACATCTCGTCGTCGATATCAAGCGAGACGTCTTCCCGATATACGCGAATATTGAAATGATGATAGACGTACCGCATGACCGCTTCGATCAGGTTGGCTTCCACGAGAACCTGCGTCCGTCCGTCGACGGTGACTTCCGCCGAGTAGCCGTACTGTTCGTCCCATTGAAGCTCGACGTTGACCAGCTCGGGTCTGGTCTGTTTGCGTTCCGCCATGTGCTCGCATACGGCGTTGATCAGTTGTTGCTCCGACAGTCTCATGGCTGGAATCTTCTCCGCTCCTCATCGCGCTTGCGATCCTTGAAAAATTTGACGACGCGCATGACCAGCATGATGAGCAGCATAATGGCAAGCACGTTCACCATAAGTCCCAGCAACTGGCCGAAGAAGCCCATGCCTCCGAACAGGCCGCCGAACAGCAGTCCCGCGAGACCGCCGAGCATCAAGCCTTTCATCAAGCCGCCGCTGAAAAAGCCGCCGGTTTTCGGAGCCGTTGTCGTGCCGGCGCCCGTTCCCGTGTTGGCGCCGCTCGCCGGCTGATTGCTTTCCGACTTG
Protein-coding sequences here:
- a CDS encoding globin-coupled sensor protein, which gives rise to MISLTDAKRKKQLQYIGLSETDLALLKSHEADFKQIVRQLVDELYDRLMKEPELAEIINRYSTLERLKQTQEWYFLSLASGVIDDEYIAKRLYVGKVHSKIGLTTDWYLGTYMLYLDLATAHFGKLRSGDWSKLIWSLSKMFNLDSQLVLEAYEQDEKAKIEKLVDRQSDLLMGISTAVQDLAAMMMELSGSSEAVAEAAIRTAEAQEKTHEQVIGLNVEIQDIQGIGTMMKEFSDQTHLLGLNAAIEAARAGENGRGFEVVANEVRKLASNSKEALEQIHNKLLNIRKVLDTVRSESERTSDYARTQAASAEELASFVKMIEKVTSELEELKDREFVIS
- a CDS encoding glycosyl hydrolase family 18 protein, producing the protein MKNRRIKQIAAAVLAAGLIGVPLDALAPWTHAPATAQAATADQTTRYRVYQYNKALKEFSDANAAISYAKWFSNSYVERIGTREWIWNNVPRYRVYQYDVTLPDWQFATLDAAIAEARKWSHASVRDLQGSGWVWDNYPRRTYRVYQGDITLDQWEFKTLDAAIAEARKWAGSHIIDNSTNGWVWDNVTESDKAADRARGNTYQVSQGSYAPAEWRFGYLGDAVEEALKWANSVVVDTRTGKTVYANPRPYVVFQNGVELKSFISLDEAIGYAKLWANATIEMNGRPIWTNEPSFSVYQGDNKIGAFRTIPEALAYAKLYSNSSIRTPVGAVLWDNWRKLKVWGWNGSSAAQTIRSHVTGTMGLDADSPTWFQLADASGALKDDSSAETVKWLRDQGYQVHPLVHNQFDKAMTTQFLADPAAQDRFISALVKRAAELRVDGLNLDFENIAGSDRANFTEFVRKLSAAMHEHNLHLSIDLPRGSLKWNHLTAFDHAKLKDYADTIIIMAYDQHYSSSPTAGSVSGLAWAEEGIQEFLSYGIPRDKLMLGIPFYVREWKKDAAGNLVSNRALLMKDLPALIAAKNAVSTWDPQYGQYRIEYSEGGYNYVFWLEDKTTVEKRLELAKKYELAGVAAWRLGYDNKDLWELIVQEK
- a CDS encoding MerR family transcriptional regulator; translated protein: MNISEMAIRTGLTPRAIRYYESKGLIRPGKNDRNGYREYGQQDVWRLQTIAALRELDVPVECISAMLRSIDRDDPGEVRRYLELQRDAWYMKLAEAKAMLDTLERLLGDAPAGSEYERLPELTSSLKEAREIRRSWSDRWDFGKRAEQLERGVWLPAGLDRTMADTYGRTIRTTAEWVRPRPDETGLDLGAGTGALSGALLRAGAGKLMALEQSEEMAACFRRNCGGVEVRIGNALAMPFMDGTFDYVASTFALPYLDERQQQAALAELDRVLKPDGSRLALAGPWAETEEERDGAPDDARGEYAPLRPRWNEWLRKRGYRTAYVPIAGRIGLLFAYKARV
- a CDS encoding NUDIX hydrolase, producing the protein MFRIIFRVEQGVSNLVGGKIEEGETGIEAAYREWLEETGISKEDVTLHHVMDFTYYMQTCYAEVYAGRSKRDVGISGDETNCTGLM
- a CDS encoding DUF2653 family protein; translation: MRLSEQQLINAVCEHMAERKQTRPELVNVELQWDEQYGYSAEVTVDGRTQVLVEANLIEAVMRYVYHHFNIRVYREDVSLDIDDEMYVELRV